Proteins from a single region of Argopecten irradians isolate NY chromosome 7, Ai_NY, whole genome shotgun sequence:
- the LOC138328367 gene encoding uncharacterized protein isoform X3, whose product MDSVITLLLLSTLITIAITDRPVRPPFFCLAEKNRYYHKQLEKCKPCDKCLVGEETDLSFEVEMTEYGAMKCKPCKTCSPGTYNPRRAFKCKPCRNCTAEGRAVKVACAPDRKEVCGKRIKSSISSTQEPTTEIISWNPERRHHDNSPHESHSNYDLNEHKLMSNKANISRVIILLVIFIAVMLTIGFVVFLRYRGYRQWSKCSENIIYGISPIIDPESNTCSIASGVRPYIPQYIRVSDGITNTVAVDHNGGDESFETSETSDDQDTYHSTCSNGQYRYTAIGQNDDYHRQIDNNKYEEFSDVEVDSPTVVIDYSNTLDPTMFTAASPTTENDPTNNPIPHDIPSADQVSEVISGDERASTGSPRHDIPSIEQDAVASPLEVTTTENKNINSNKGKSEIEHRELMQHAIKLSKYLAPERRYRDLGRHLNISTTDIDIIEEDHTQAKERAYRTLAKAIQCNPGINIADINQAVSDIGGKDILRKIRS is encoded by the exons ATGGATAGCGTTATTACATTGCTACTTCTGTCTACTCTGATAACTATCGCCATCACGGACAGACCAGTTCGTCCACCATTCTTTTGTTTGGCGGAGAAGAATCGCTATTACCACAAACAGCTGGAGAAATGTAAACCTTGTGATAAGTGTTTAGTTGGTGAAGAAACAGATCTG AGTTTTGAGGTAGAAATGACTGAGTACGGTGCCATGAAGTGTAAGCCATGCAAAACATGTTCTCCAGGAACATACAATCCTAGACGTGCATTTAAGTGTAAACCATGTCGGAACTGTACAGCGGAAGGCAGAGCTGTCAAGGTTGCGTGCGCACCAGACCGGAAGGAAGTATGTGGGAAACGAATCAAATCTAGCATCAG CAGTACACAGGAACCAACCACAGAAATAATTAGCTGGAATCCTGAAAGGCGTCACCATGACAACAGTCCACATGAATCTCACTCAAATTATGATCTCAACG AACACAAATTAATGAGTAACAAAGCCAACATCAGCAGGGTCATTATACTGTTGGTTATATTTATAGCCGTCATGCTCACCATTGGCTTTGTGGTATTTTTAAGATATAGGG GATACCGGCAATGGTCGAAGTGTTCCGAAAACATAAT ATATGGAATATCTCCTATAATTGACCCGGAGAGCAACACCTGCAGTATTGCTTCAGGAGTGCGTCCTTATATTCCACAGTACATTCGTGTAAGCGACGGAATCACCAACACCGTAGCAGTTGACCATAATGGAGGAGATGAGAGTTTTGAGACGTCTGAAACTTCCGACGATCAGGACACATATCACTCGACATGTAGTAATGGGCAGTACCGTTACACAGCCATTGGACAGAACGATGATTACCATCGTCAGatagataataataaatatgagGAGTTTTCTGATGTTGAAGTTGATTCTCCAACAGTGGTTATTGACTATTCGAATACCTTAGATCCGACAATGTTTACGGCTGCTTCACCGACGACAGAAAACGATCCTACAAATAATCCTATCCCTCACGATATCCCTTCTGCAGACCAAGTCTCTGAGGTTATCTCGGGAGATGAGCGAGCTTCAACTGGTTCTCCGCGTCACGATATTCCTTCCATAGAACAAGACGCAGTTGCCAGTCCATTAGAAGTTACGACAACAGagaacaaaaacataaattCGAATAAAG GGAAATCCGAAATTGAGCACAGAGAGCTGATGCAACACGCAATAAAATTATCGAAGTATTTGGCCCCAGAGCGCAGGTATCGTGACCTAGGCAGACACTTGAACATATCGACAACAGATATCGACATTATTGAGGAGGACCATACCCAAGCGAAAGAACGTGCTTACAGGACACTCGCGAAGGCCATTCAGTGTAACCCAGGCATTAACATTGCTGACATCAATCAAGCTGTTTCTGACATTGGTGGAAAAGACATACTAAGGAAAATCCGAAGCTAA
- the LOC138328371 gene encoding uncharacterized protein isoform X2, producing the protein MAKLSYIRNVVMTAAIIIFSLNGFDTRPIRSEAITCDPENHEYYNEQFKKCGECDRCWEGQEIELKGADLGMGVRGATKCPNCRDCGHGTYNPNGDVYWYCIPCTVCEKLGQYEIQACSKIQDTKCNKTAPTSNQRPFPENLKERPKREDEGSHRRKRSIYYAGL; encoded by the exons ATATTAGAAATGTAGTCATGACAGCGGCTATCATCATCTTCTCGCTAAACGGATTTGATACCAGACCGATTAGATCAGAGGCAATTACCTGTGATCCGGAAAACCATGAATATTACAATGAGCAATTCAAAAAATGTGGGGAATGCGACCGATGCTGGGAAGGACAAGAAATAGAATTGAAG GGAGCGGATTTGGGTATGGGTGTCCGTGGTGCCACTAAATGCCCCAACTGTCGAGACTGTGGACACGGGACCTACAACCCGAACGGTGATGTCTACTGGTACTGTATACCATGTACTGTGTGTGAGAAACTGGGCCAGTATGAGATTCAGGCATGTTCAAAAATTCAGGATACCAAGTGTAATAAAACAGCTCCGACATCTAACCAAAg GCCTTTTCCAGAAAACCTCAAAGAAAGGCCGAAACGAGAGG ATGAGGGATCACACAGGAGAAAGCGATCAATATATTATGCGGGGTTATAG
- the LOC138328367 gene encoding uncharacterized protein isoform X2 has product MDSVITLLLLSTLITIAITDRPVRPPFFCLAEKNRYYHKQLEKCKPCDKCLVGEETDLSFEVEMTEYGAMKCKPCKTCSPGTYNPRRAFKCKPCRNCTAEGRAVKVACAPDRKEVCGKRIKSSISSSTQEPTTEIISWNPERRHHDNSPHESHSNYDLNEHKLMSNKANISRVIILLVIFIAVMLTIGFVVFLRYRGYRQWSKCSENIIYGISPIIDPESNTCSIASGVRPYIPQYIRVSDGITNTVAVDHNGGDESFETSETSDDQDTYHSTCSNGQYRYTAIGQNDDYHRQIDNNKYEEFSDVEVDSPTVVIDYSNTLDPTMFTAASPTTENDPTNNPIPHDIPSADQVSEVISGDERASTGSPRHDIPSIEQDAVASPLEVTTTENKNINSNKGKSEIEHRELMQHAIKLSKYLAPERRYRDLGRHLNISTTDIDIIEEDHTQAKERAYRTLAKAIQCNPGINIADINQAVSDIGGKDILRKIRS; this is encoded by the exons ATGGATAGCGTTATTACATTGCTACTTCTGTCTACTCTGATAACTATCGCCATCACGGACAGACCAGTTCGTCCACCATTCTTTTGTTTGGCGGAGAAGAATCGCTATTACCACAAACAGCTGGAGAAATGTAAACCTTGTGATAAGTGTTTAGTTGGTGAAGAAACAGATCTG AGTTTTGAGGTAGAAATGACTGAGTACGGTGCCATGAAGTGTAAGCCATGCAAAACATGTTCTCCAGGAACATACAATCCTAGACGTGCATTTAAGTGTAAACCATGTCGGAACTGTACAGCGGAAGGCAGAGCTGTCAAGGTTGCGTGCGCACCAGACCGGAAGGAAGTATGTGGGAAACGAATCAAATCTAGCATCAG CAGCAGTACACAGGAACCAACCACAGAAATAATTAGCTGGAATCCTGAAAGGCGTCACCATGACAACAGTCCACATGAATCTCACTCAAATTATGATCTCAACG AACACAAATTAATGAGTAACAAAGCCAACATCAGCAGGGTCATTATACTGTTGGTTATATTTATAGCCGTCATGCTCACCATTGGCTTTGTGGTATTTTTAAGATATAGGG GATACCGGCAATGGTCGAAGTGTTCCGAAAACATAAT ATATGGAATATCTCCTATAATTGACCCGGAGAGCAACACCTGCAGTATTGCTTCAGGAGTGCGTCCTTATATTCCACAGTACATTCGTGTAAGCGACGGAATCACCAACACCGTAGCAGTTGACCATAATGGAGGAGATGAGAGTTTTGAGACGTCTGAAACTTCCGACGATCAGGACACATATCACTCGACATGTAGTAATGGGCAGTACCGTTACACAGCCATTGGACAGAACGATGATTACCATCGTCAGatagataataataaatatgagGAGTTTTCTGATGTTGAAGTTGATTCTCCAACAGTGGTTATTGACTATTCGAATACCTTAGATCCGACAATGTTTACGGCTGCTTCACCGACGACAGAAAACGATCCTACAAATAATCCTATCCCTCACGATATCCCTTCTGCAGACCAAGTCTCTGAGGTTATCTCGGGAGATGAGCGAGCTTCAACTGGTTCTCCGCGTCACGATATTCCTTCCATAGAACAAGACGCAGTTGCCAGTCCATTAGAAGTTACGACAACAGagaacaaaaacataaattCGAATAAAG GGAAATCCGAAATTGAGCACAGAGAGCTGATGCAACACGCAATAAAATTATCGAAGTATTTGGCCCCAGAGCGCAGGTATCGTGACCTAGGCAGACACTTGAACATATCGACAACAGATATCGACATTATTGAGGAGGACCATACCCAAGCGAAAGAACGTGCTTACAGGACACTCGCGAAGGCCATTCAGTGTAACCCAGGCATTAACATTGCTGACATCAATCAAGCTGTTTCTGACATTGGTGGAAAAGACATACTAAGGAAAATCCGAAGCTAA
- the LOC138328371 gene encoding uncharacterized protein isoform X3: MTAAIIIFSLNGFDTRPIRSEAITCDPENHEYYNEQFKKCGECDRCWEGQEIELKGADLGMGVRGATKCPNCRDCGHGTYNPNGDVYWYCIPCTVCEKLGQYEIQACSKIQDTKCNKTAPTSNQRPFPENLKERPKREDEGSHRRKRSIYYAGL, translated from the exons ATGACAGCGGCTATCATCATCTTCTCGCTAAACGGATTTGATACCAGACCGATTAGATCAGAGGCAATTACCTGTGATCCGGAAAACCATGAATATTACAATGAGCAATTCAAAAAATGTGGGGAATGCGACCGATGCTGGGAAGGACAAGAAATAGAATTGAAG GGAGCGGATTTGGGTATGGGTGTCCGTGGTGCCACTAAATGCCCCAACTGTCGAGACTGTGGACACGGGACCTACAACCCGAACGGTGATGTCTACTGGTACTGTATACCATGTACTGTGTGTGAGAAACTGGGCCAGTATGAGATTCAGGCATGTTCAAAAATTCAGGATACCAAGTGTAATAAAACAGCTCCGACATCTAACCAAAg GCCTTTTCCAGAAAACCTCAAAGAAAGGCCGAAACGAGAGG ATGAGGGATCACACAGGAGAAAGCGATCAATATATTATGCGGGGTTATAG
- the LOC138328366 gene encoding tumor necrosis factor receptor superfamily member 6-like: MSSKKREMKKQKTRHRYCDFKHHKYYNPQVPRCKRCDKCPVGMGLVPFAVEPIEIDVKHGAMLCQRCVSCEAGKTFSQDISFKQCRPCKDCEALGMEERMPCTPSSNTRCRYPVPTLSAVCNTTEQNRTPGVVNHVTAKEVPMDNIYLGFAVIVILLMVFSPIALSYCFRPKNRLKKKRKKSQDAPQQRVPSEVHVEMPLLDILIPEPLTEKALVTPAARLVTGEDYRALGIQLGITDTELAIITADHRGNSREISFRVLVQWKKKLGNKATYDKLYNGLRKIKRLDVIDAMEKERHSDKADSSGDTEDIAENPV, from the exons ATGTCTTCTAAGAAAAGGGAGATGAAGAAACAGAAGACCCGACATCGATACTGTGACTTTAAACATCACAAGTATTACAACCCTCAAGTACCGCGATGTAAGCGATGTGACAAGTGTCCTGTGGGCATGGGATTAGTGCCCTTTGCT GTTGAGCCTATAGAAATTGATGTAAAGCATGGAGCAATGTTGTGTCAAAGATGTGTCTCGTGTGAAGCTGGTAAAACATTCAGCCAAGACATATCCTTCAAGCAATGTAGACCTTGTAAAGATTGTGAGGCTCTGGGCATGGAAGAGAGGATGCCTTGTACGCCATCATCTAATACCAGGTGTCGATACCCTGTACCAACTCTGAG CGCAGTTTGCAATACCACCGAGCAGAACCGAACACCTGGTGTAGTAAATCACGTAACAGCCAAAGAGGTTCCGATGG ATAATATTTACCTAGGATTTGCAGTGATTGTGATTTTGCTGATGGTCTTTTCGCCTATAGCCCTATCCTACTGTTTTCGTCCGAAAAACAGATTGAAAA aaaagagaaagaaatcACAAGATGCCCCCCAGCAACGTGTACCCAGTGAAG TACATGTTGAAATGCCGCTACTGGATATACTAATACCCGAACCCTTGACAGAGAAGGCACTCGTAACCCCGGCTGCACGTCTAGTCACAGGAGAAGACTATCGTGCCCTGGGAATACAGCTAGGAATTACTGACACGGAATTAGCCATAATAACTGCAGATCATCGTGGAAATTCAAGGGAAATATCGTTTAGGGTACTGGTCCAATGGAAGAAAAAGCTCGGAAATAAAGCAACTTACGATAAGCTATATAACGGACTGAGGAAAATAAAACGTCTTGACGTCATTGATGCTATGGAAAAAGAGCGGCATTCCGACAAAGCCGACAGCTCCGGAGATACAGAGGATATAGCAGAAAATCCCGTGTAA
- the LOC138328367 gene encoding uncharacterized protein isoform X1: MDSVITLLLLSTLITIAITDRPVRPPFFCLAEKNRYYHKQLEKCKPCDKCLVGEETDLSFEVEMTEYGAMKCKPCKTCSPGTYNPRRAFKCKPCRNCTAEGRAVKVACAPDRKEVCGKRIKSSISSSSTQEPTTEIISWNPERRHHDNSPHESHSNYDLNEHKLMSNKANISRVIILLVIFIAVMLTIGFVVFLRYRGYRQWSKCSENIIYGISPIIDPESNTCSIASGVRPYIPQYIRVSDGITNTVAVDHNGGDESFETSETSDDQDTYHSTCSNGQYRYTAIGQNDDYHRQIDNNKYEEFSDVEVDSPTVVIDYSNTLDPTMFTAASPTTENDPTNNPIPHDIPSADQVSEVISGDERASTGSPRHDIPSIEQDAVASPLEVTTTENKNINSNKGKSEIEHRELMQHAIKLSKYLAPERRYRDLGRHLNISTTDIDIIEEDHTQAKERAYRTLAKAIQCNPGINIADINQAVSDIGGKDILRKIRS; encoded by the exons ATGGATAGCGTTATTACATTGCTACTTCTGTCTACTCTGATAACTATCGCCATCACGGACAGACCAGTTCGTCCACCATTCTTTTGTTTGGCGGAGAAGAATCGCTATTACCACAAACAGCTGGAGAAATGTAAACCTTGTGATAAGTGTTTAGTTGGTGAAGAAACAGATCTG AGTTTTGAGGTAGAAATGACTGAGTACGGTGCCATGAAGTGTAAGCCATGCAAAACATGTTCTCCAGGAACATACAATCCTAGACGTGCATTTAAGTGTAAACCATGTCGGAACTGTACAGCGGAAGGCAGAGCTGTCAAGGTTGCGTGCGCACCAGACCGGAAGGAAGTATGTGGGAAACGAATCAAATCTAGCATCAG TAGCAGCAGTACACAGGAACCAACCACAGAAATAATTAGCTGGAATCCTGAAAGGCGTCACCATGACAACAGTCCACATGAATCTCACTCAAATTATGATCTCAACG AACACAAATTAATGAGTAACAAAGCCAACATCAGCAGGGTCATTATACTGTTGGTTATATTTATAGCCGTCATGCTCACCATTGGCTTTGTGGTATTTTTAAGATATAGGG GATACCGGCAATGGTCGAAGTGTTCCGAAAACATAAT ATATGGAATATCTCCTATAATTGACCCGGAGAGCAACACCTGCAGTATTGCTTCAGGAGTGCGTCCTTATATTCCACAGTACATTCGTGTAAGCGACGGAATCACCAACACCGTAGCAGTTGACCATAATGGAGGAGATGAGAGTTTTGAGACGTCTGAAACTTCCGACGATCAGGACACATATCACTCGACATGTAGTAATGGGCAGTACCGTTACACAGCCATTGGACAGAACGATGATTACCATCGTCAGatagataataataaatatgagGAGTTTTCTGATGTTGAAGTTGATTCTCCAACAGTGGTTATTGACTATTCGAATACCTTAGATCCGACAATGTTTACGGCTGCTTCACCGACGACAGAAAACGATCCTACAAATAATCCTATCCCTCACGATATCCCTTCTGCAGACCAAGTCTCTGAGGTTATCTCGGGAGATGAGCGAGCTTCAACTGGTTCTCCGCGTCACGATATTCCTTCCATAGAACAAGACGCAGTTGCCAGTCCATTAGAAGTTACGACAACAGagaacaaaaacataaattCGAATAAAG GGAAATCCGAAATTGAGCACAGAGAGCTGATGCAACACGCAATAAAATTATCGAAGTATTTGGCCCCAGAGCGCAGGTATCGTGACCTAGGCAGACACTTGAACATATCGACAACAGATATCGACATTATTGAGGAGGACCATACCCAAGCGAAAGAACGTGCTTACAGGACACTCGCGAAGGCCATTCAGTGTAACCCAGGCATTAACATTGCTGACATCAATCAAGCTGTTTCTGACATTGGTGGAAAAGACATACTAAGGAAAATCCGAAGCTAA
- the LOC138328371 gene encoding uncharacterized protein isoform X1, translating to MQFRLYIRNVVMTAAIIIFSLNGFDTRPIRSEAITCDPENHEYYNEQFKKCGECDRCWEGQEIELKGADLGMGVRGATKCPNCRDCGHGTYNPNGDVYWYCIPCTVCEKLGQYEIQACSKIQDTKCNKTAPTSNQRPFPENLKERPKREDEGSHRRKRSIYYAGL from the exons ATATTAGAAATGTAGTCATGACAGCGGCTATCATCATCTTCTCGCTAAACGGATTTGATACCAGACCGATTAGATCAGAGGCAATTACCTGTGATCCGGAAAACCATGAATATTACAATGAGCAATTCAAAAAATGTGGGGAATGCGACCGATGCTGGGAAGGACAAGAAATAGAATTGAAG GGAGCGGATTTGGGTATGGGTGTCCGTGGTGCCACTAAATGCCCCAACTGTCGAGACTGTGGACACGGGACCTACAACCCGAACGGTGATGTCTACTGGTACTGTATACCATGTACTGTGTGTGAGAAACTGGGCCAGTATGAGATTCAGGCATGTTCAAAAATTCAGGATACCAAGTGTAATAAAACAGCTCCGACATCTAACCAAAg GCCTTTTCCAGAAAACCTCAAAGAAAGGCCGAAACGAGAGG ATGAGGGATCACACAGGAGAAAGCGATCAATATATTATGCGGGGTTATAG